One window of Candidatus Nitrospira kreftii genomic DNA carries:
- a CDS encoding Hopanoid-associated sugar epimerase: MDERGSTGLLGATGLVGECVVSRLSKDGRYTIAFSRHPPDGNTKVGVTWLRLPASSPDVPPIKDWLCVAPIWVFPQYFGMIEASGARRVVALSSTSLFVKKDSSDHGEQHIARGLAEGERALRAWAEARGVEWVILRPTLIYGHGRDKNLTEIVRFVRRWGVFPLLGQADGLRQPVHVEDVAMACVSALTVHAAANQTYNLSGGETLSYREMVRRVFDVVGKVPHLVTIPRWLFRLAVAALRLVPRYRHWTVEMAERMNCDLVFDHADAARDLGFAPRPFRISREDLPT, translated from the coding sequence GTGGATGAAAGGGGGAGCACCGGCTTGCTCGGAGCAACCGGTCTGGTTGGCGAATGCGTAGTCTCACGACTGAGTAAAGATGGCCGTTATACCATTGCGTTCTCCAGACACCCACCTGATGGCAACACGAAAGTGGGAGTGACGTGGCTGCGGCTTCCTGCTTCTTCCCCAGACGTTCCTCCGATCAAGGATTGGCTGTGCGTCGCTCCTATCTGGGTGTTCCCTCAATATTTTGGAATGATTGAGGCCTCCGGTGCACGCCGAGTGGTGGCGCTGTCTTCAACCAGCCTTTTCGTTAAGAAAGATTCGTCCGATCATGGGGAGCAGCACATTGCACGTGGTCTGGCCGAGGGAGAACGTGCGTTGCGTGCTTGGGCGGAAGCACGAGGGGTTGAGTGGGTCATTTTGCGTCCCACGTTGATCTATGGACATGGGCGTGACAAGAATCTGACGGAGATTGTCCGCTTTGTTCGTCGATGGGGGGTTTTCCCGCTGTTGGGGCAGGCCGATGGCTTACGCCAGCCTGTGCATGTAGAGGATGTTGCGATGGCATGCGTGTCCGCGCTGACTGTGCATGCTGCGGCGAACCAGACCTACAATCTCTCAGGCGGGGAGACGTTATCATACCGGGAGATGGTCCGCCGTGTCTTTGACGTCGTTGGGAAAGTACCACATCTAGTCACGATACCGCGATGGCTGTTCAGGCTGGCAGTGGCAGCATTACGCCTGGTGCCACGGTATCGACATTGGACGGTGGAGATGGCGGAGCGCATGAACTGTGACCTAGTATTTGACCATGCCGATGCCGCGCGAGACCTCGGCTTTGCACCACGACCCTTTCGAATTTCGCGAGAGGACTTACCAACATGA